Part of the Propionimicrobium sp. PCR01-08-3 genome, ACGTGAGGTTGTGCGGCAGGCGATCGATCGCTACGACCTGAACAATGTCAATGCCGGGGCCTCCGGTGAGGTCGGCGGGGATTCATAGTCGGTCGTTTCGGCCGTTAGAATGCACGTGTGGCGCGGGCTCTGATAGCAGAGTCCGCGCCACACGTGTTTCGCGGACGCAGATGTGGCCGATCTTTCTCGGATTCGCGGGAGGGACCGATATTCGTATGCGTTTTGTTGGGGCGTGGACACCGTTGGCTGATCAGGCGCGGCAGCGAAGACGATGGCGGCTCGAGCGTAAGAAGCCCCGGTGAATGGCTGAAACGTGCAAGAGCTGCGGGCGTGTGTGCGCCGCGCTTGTACCTCTGGCAATCTTGTATCACACGCCGGTTGGCGTGCCTGGGAGTTGTGTGGTGAAGTGGAGGAATGGTGGTACCCGCTCAGCAGCCTGGATCAAATGGTGTCGACCAGCTTGGCTTGCACGAAGGAATGGTTGTTCAAGAAGTCGGTTGGGACGACGACGTTGACCAGGATCTACGCGATGAGATCATGGACGCAATTGATGGCGAGTTGATCGAGGACGCCGTCGAAGCCGTTGATGTGGTCTTGCTATGGCACCGTGATGATGCCGATGTCGCCGACGATCTGGTGGATGCACTACGAGATCTGTCGGATACGGGTTGGATCTGCCTGATGACGCCGAAGATCGGCCGTCCGGGCTACGTCGATCCGGCCGATATCGATGAAGGTGCGCAGGCCGCCGGCCTGGCACAGACCAGCGTGATCGAGGTTTGCCCTGACTGGCAGGCGCGCAAGATCGTGCGTCCCCGGGGCGCGCGACGCTGATCACTCAGCGCTGACACATTTAATCGGCCCAGGCTCCTTCCTCCAGGCAGATTTTTCTTCATCCGCTCGCCATCGGTAGACATGGCTCGCGGGCGTGCACATCACTCACCCGACGACGGTCTGCTGCTGTTGCAACAGGGGCGCACTTGCTTGGGGCGGGCTGCCGAGACTTTCAGCGAGCGTCGTGTGCCAGGTCGGCGCGCAACCAGTCAGAGGCTGGCATTCAGAGGCTGGCGAAAAAGTTGAGTGAAGTCGGCTCAACTCTGGAATAGGTGGCAGCTCGCTCGCGTTATGATTCCTGTAAGCGCCGTGGAGGCGCTCAAGAGATAGAAGGAGTTACCGTGAGCACTACTTACAATCCGTTCCGTGACATGGATCGTGTATTCACTCAGCTTGCGCGCACTGCTGCTACTGAGGCACGCACGATGCCCATGGATCTTTACCGTGATGGTGACCAATTCGTCGTGAAGGTTGATCTGCCAGGTGTCAACCCCGACAGCATCGACATCGACGTTGATGACCGCACCCTGAGCATTCGTGCCGAGCGGACGCAGGAGAATGTCCACACCGATGAGGAAAACCACAGCTGGGTGAGCCGCGAACGCAGCTACGGCTCGTATGCACGTCAGTTGACGCTGGGACAGGGCCTGAACCTGGCTGAGATCACCGCCGAGTACACCGATGGTGTGCTGACGCTGACCATCCCGGTCGCCGAGGAGGCCAAGCCGCGCAAGGTGAAGGTTACCCAGGGCAGCAACAAGGTCGCCGGCGAGGTCGAATCCGAGTCGGAGCCTGTCGTCCAGAACTAAGGGAGCGGAGGGTCCTCAAGGCCATTCGGACTGCCCGGCTGCCGCGCGACGATTGCTGACTGCGCCGCGAGCGCTGGATAACTGAATAATGAGGATCTTGGCTGCACTCGGCGTACGGCAATCGAGCTGGACGCGAGTGGGAGTTTCTGGATCCGTTCATGAAGTACGTGGTGGCGAGTCGTTTCTGATGAGGCGGCTCGCCACCACATTTTTATGCCCGAATCGGCAAGATCTGCTCGATGGCAAAGAACCGGGCAGCCGGAGCGCACTATGACATCAGGTGTTTCTTGATGCTGGCGAATATCGCGTCGTAGGTTGCTGCGTCGCCGTTCGCCGGGAGGTTGACCTCGATGTGAACCGATAAGCCGGCGTCGCGTCCAATGCCGTCGGGCTGCGTGGGCGCGCTTTGAGCCACCGAGGGCGTTGTTGAAGAGATCTGCAGCTTCGCTGGCGCGCTGCAACTCTGAGCACTTGACGTCCGCTTGGCGGCTGGGGGCGCGCGATGTGGTGACGGTTGCCGATCGGCATGATCCGAGCCGGTTTCAGAAGGCGTCGCCAGCGCGGCAAGGGTCAGGAAGGTCGTCGCTTGGCGCTGGCCCACCAGGGCTGATGTCTTGTCCGTTCGGCGAAACCACCGCATAAGACTGTCGCGATTTGCAGGGAACGGATCGCTCACCTCGTCGAACAGCTGCCAATATGCGGCCCGTACGGCTTTCTCAAGTCCGACCGCGAATACCTCCTCGGATCCCGACAGATAACGACTTTCACTGTTGCGTCGGGACCCGTGGTCGTCGATGATGCCGAGGAATCTGAGGATCGAGAGGATGTAGGTCTCATTTGCGGTGGCGATATCGAACTGGCGCAGATAGCCGGCGTTGATCCTTGCCGGGGCACTCTTGCGCAGCTGGGCAAAGGTCTGCTTGAGAGCTTCCTGGCGCGAAGTGTACGGAAAGGTTGGCATGGAACCTCTTCTGGCTGATGCCGATCACCGTCGGCATACCGGCTGTGGCGTGAAGCCGGTATCAGCCCAACCGGCTTCTGGGCCGATCATAGCGAGAGATGCCATCGGGCAGCTGTTGGTTGCCGCCCTTGCCGAACTTCGTCCGCTGGCAACCAACTTGCCCTTTTGGTCGGCTTGGAGCCGGAGAGCCTCACAACGGTTGGACGCCTCTGCGCCAGCTTGGTTGAGCCTTCCTGGCGCCGCAGTGCCGGCGTCCTTGCCCTGTCCTGGGAAAGTATCGGCTACGCGGCGAGCTTGGCGAGCGGCCCAAGATCGGGGACGAGCGCGCGGGCGCGGAGGAGTAGGTCGGCGGCCGCGAGAACACGTACCCGTTCATCGGTTTCTGCCGCCGTGTCATAGTGCTGTGCGAACCATGTACTGACCGCTGCCCACGAGTACATCGACCAACCGTCACCAGACAGTGAGGGAGGGAATCTCCCGGGCCCACGTTTGCCGGTCGAAAGGAGTCGAACACTCTCGTAGCTTCGTCCGACACGTTCGGCGATCGTCTTGAGTGAGACGAGATCCTCGTCCTCAATGGCAGTAGCCCGAAACCCGGCGGTTTGGATCTGCTCGACCGCTGAGAGAATCGCATCGATAAGGTTGTCGGCCTCGCGCGTCACGTGGATCATGGCGCGGCCGTTGCCGATCTCAGGGCTCGAGTCATCGAAGCCGACCTCGTACAGCAGGTCGAGTTCATCGTCGGTCGGCTGGCGATCCAGGTGGATCGTAAATTCCTGCAGAGGCATCTCAGGCTCCTTTCAGTGTTTGTGGTTGTGCATGAAACGGCGGATGGCGTCAGCATTGTGTTCGGGCACGCGTGGGGTCGACCAGATCGGGACGGTCATGCCGCATTCGCGGCAGACGACTTTGCCCCAGCGATGACCCTTATGAACTTCAACGACTTCGAACCAAGCATCGTTCAGTTCGTAGAGGACCTTGTTGATCGCATTCTTCGGGTGCCGGCCCTTGCTGATCACGAATTCGAGCATAGGCGAACTGTTGTGAGTATGCAACACACAGAAAGACTGCGACCGGGGTATTCGCAAGGGCGATCTTGGTGCGGGACGTAGCAACGTTGATGGGCGTCACACCCGAGCGCGTGTTGCAGTTGGCAGAATCCTCCTGATGTGGCAGTCGCGGGGTGGGTCGGGACGAGGACTGATCCGGGACTACTTCGGGAGATGCGCGGTCAGCACGAACTGCAACGGCACACGATCGGGGTCGTCACGCAGCCGCCATCCGCGATCATCGTGAACCATCAGGCCGGGCCATGGGCACCACGCGGCATGGCCGTCCTCTTCGAATGAGTCGAGGACGAGTCCTGCTTCGAGCAGTGCGGAGACGATCTGTCCCAGCGAGTGATTCCGGCTCCTCAGTTCCATCCGAACACCATGCAGCCGATGCCGAAAAGGATGAGGCCGCCGAACAGCGCCACGCTCAGCAGCGCGCTTTCGAGTTCTCGTGGTGGTGCGTCTTCCAGGCTGGTTTCCTGCAGCGGGTTGACGTTGGGACGGGTCTCCTCGCCTTCGGAGTTGAATTCGGCGTCCGTGCTCATATCATCACCCCCAGCCGAGCCAGATCTGTTGCCAGTGCGATGGTCAGGATCACAAAGACGACGGTGATGAATGCGGTATACAGCCACCGGTCGCGATGGTCCGACTTCCAGAACCGGCGGGCGCTGACGATGCCGTTGACGAAGGCCAGCACGCAGAGCGCGAGGCTGATCGGCGCCGCGACCCAGCCGGCAAGGCCCACGATCGGCACCAGCACAGGTATGAGCAAGTAGGTGATCAGGCATCGGACGCCGGACACGAGCACCGAGATGCGGAAGGCGCGATGCGCGGCGAGACCAGAGCTTCGGTCCAGCTCCCGGACCCGGAGCAGCCGTCGCATGAATCGGTCTGCGGCGCCGTCCGATCGGTACGCCGGCGCTTTGGCGGTCTGGACGGCAGCTACCTCGACGGGCACGTTCATGACGACGCACCACCCTTGTTGCCATGCAGGTGCCGCCAGAGGCGGAGACCTCCCACTACCGCGGCCAGGACGCCCACCCCGCCGATGACAATGCCGATGAACAGGCCCCAGTAGATCGGACTCAGCGTCGTATCGCCGGGCGCCCGCACCATGGAGCCGATGAGGAAGCCGAACAAGGGGGCGATGGCTGCGGTTGCCACGCCCAGCATGGTCGTCCAGAAGCCCGGCAGGGCCGGAATCAGCCGGACCGGTCGTCCTGGTGCCGCGGACGGAGCTTTCTCTTCACTCATCGGGATCGACCTTCCGCGCGATCATCGACCACGGCCAAGTTGTGCTGCTCGGGCGTGGTCTCGGGCATCTCTTTGTTCTCGGCTGCCGTAGCAGGGTGGGTATTGAATTGCTCCGCTGCTTTCACCAGCGGTCCGACAATGTCCATCGGCAGTGGGAAGACAACGGTGGAGTTCTGATCGGCCCCTAATTCCAGCAGGGTCTGGAGGTAGCGAAGCTGCAGCGATGACGGTGCCTCGCTGAGCGTCAGCGCTGCGTCCCGCAGCTCCTTGGAGGCCTGCAGTTCACCGTGTGCGCTGATCACCTTGGCCCGGCGCTCCCGTTCCGCCTCGGCCTCGCGGGCCATGGCGCGCTGCATGATCTCCGGGATCTCGACGTCCTTGATTTCCACCACAGACACTTCGACGCCCCAGGATTCGGTCTGCCGGGCGATCGATCGGGCCAGGTCCTCATTGAGGTCGGTGCGGTGTGCGAGCAGGGTATCCAGGTCGGCGCGGCCCACGACGGAGCGGAGCGTGGTCTGGGCGAACTGCGATGTCGCGACGGCGTGGTTTTCGACCGACATCACCGATTGCACCGGGTCGGCGACTTTGAACATCACGACGGCATTGACGCGAGCTGTCACGTTGTCGCGCGTGATCACTTCCTGTGGGGGGATGGTGAGCGTCACGACGCGCAAATCCACCCGCACGATCTTGTCCAGGAAGGGCAGCACGACCACGATCCCCGGCCCGAGTGCCCCGCGCAGCCGGCCCAGGCGGAATGCGACCACGCGTTCATACTCGCGCACGATACGCAACGACACGACCGCCAAGAGGACGAGGACAACCCCGATCACGATGGCAGCGATGAATTGACTAGGCATGGTGCTCAGGTTCCCTTCGATCGGAGGCATAGGTGGTGCGGCGGCGCGCGAGAGCAATGGCTGCAGCCGTCCGGTCCTCGGCATTCTCGTCCACTGATTTCAGCAGGACGCCATGAGGGTCGGCCGGAGTACGACGCAGGTGTGCCCACAACGGCAGCGAGATCAAACCATTCACCAGGGCTACGGCCAGCAGCAGAGCCTGGCTGCTCCAATGGTCCACGTTGAAGGCGGTGACCAGCGGCCAGAGCACCGCCAGCACCGTGACCGCGCACGCGATACCGCGGTGGAATCGTGCCGATTCCGACGCGGGCCAGGTGTCCACTTCACGGCGCATCTCGCGGCCATCGTCGGAGTCGGTGCAGGAGCCCTTGACCGGGCAGGAGTTGCACACGCTCGGGCTTCCCCGATAGCGCATGACGCGGTTCTGTGGGTCGAAGGACTGCGCCCACAGCCATTGGTCCTCGGGACACAGCCACGCGTCATGCTCCTTGTGATACTTGAACCCGGGTGCCCGCGTGTCTTCCAGAGTGAGGTGAGCGCGCCGGGAAAGCAGGTCGATGCCGTACGCGATGAGGACGAGCACAATGCCATAGCCGGCAGCCAGCCAAGCCATCACTTCCACGCTGTTCATGGCGCCGGTTCCTCCTTGGCCCCGCTCCGGCGATCCGAGGCATAGCCGCTGGATGAGGACTTCGCCTCACCGGTGCGGTCATGGCGGGCCTGCTGGTGTTCTTCGACGAACAGGGTCTCGGGTTCCATCCGGGTGACGGTCGCCTTGATTCCGTATCGGACGCCGAGCCAGGCGTGCCACAGGAACGGCAGGACGCCGAGGAGGAGGAGCACGTCACCGGGTAGCCGCATCCACTCCAGCACGGCATTCCCTGGCTGGGCGATGTAGCCGAGGCTGCGGGCTTCGTAGTATCCCTCGCTCACCGAATGCCACAGCTGCAGGACGCCGAGTGGCAGCAGCGTTGCGAACA contains:
- a CDS encoding SPFH domain-containing protein encodes the protein MPSQFIAAIVIGVVLVLLAVVSLRIVREYERVVAFRLGRLRGALGPGIVVVLPFLDKIVRVDLRVVTLTIPPQEVITRDNVTARVNAVVMFKVADPVQSVMSVENHAVATSQFAQTTLRSVVGRADLDTLLAHRTDLNEDLARSIARQTESWGVEVSVVEIKDVEIPEIMQRAMAREAEAERERRAKVISAHGELQASKELRDAALTLSEAPSSLQLRYLQTLLELGADQNSTVVFPLPMDIVGPLVKAAEQFNTHPATAAENKEMPETTPEQHNLAVVDDRAEGRSR
- a CDS encoding DUF5343 domain-containing protein, encoding MPTFPYTSRQEALKQTFAQLRKSAPARINAGYLRQFDIATANETYILSILRFLGIIDDHGSRRNSESRYLSGSEEVFAVGLEKAVRAAYWQLFDEVSDPFPANRDSLMRWFRRTDKTSALVGQRQATTFLTLAALATPSETGSDHADRQPSPHRAPPAAKRTSSAQSCSAPAKLQISSTTPSVAQSAPTQPDGIGRDAGLSVHIEVNLPANGDAATYDAIFASIKKHLMS
- a CDS encoding DUF3052 family protein yields the protein MVVPAQQPGSNGVDQLGLHEGMVVQEVGWDDDVDQDLRDEIMDAIDGELIEDAVEAVDVVLLWHRDDADVADDLVDALRDLSDTGWICLMTPKIGRPGYVDPADIDEGAQAAGLAQTSVIEVCPDWQARKIVRPRGARR
- a CDS encoding Hsp20/alpha crystallin family protein: MSTTYNPFRDMDRVFTQLARTAATEARTMPMDLYRDGDQFVVKVDLPGVNPDSIDIDVDDRTLSIRAERTQENVHTDEENHSWVSRERSYGSYARQLTLGQGLNLAEITAEYTDGVLTLTIPVAEEAKPRKVKVTQGSNKVAGEVESESEPVVQN